The following are encoded together in the Pseudomonas sediminis genome:
- the oprI gene encoding outer membrane lipoprotei OprI, with product MNNVLKFSALALAAVLATGCSSMSKETEARLTATEDAAARAQARADEAYRKADEALAAAQKAQQTADEANERALRMLEKASRK from the coding sequence ATTCTCTGCTCTGGCTCTGGCCGCAGTTCTGGCTACCGGTTGCAGCAGCATGTCCAAAGAAACCGAAGCTCGTCTGACTGCTACCGAAGACGCAGCAGCTCGCGCTCAAGCCCGTGCTGACGAAGCCTACCGCAAGGCTGATGAAGCTCTGGCCGCCGCTCAGAAAGCTCAGCAAACTGCTGACGAAGCCAACGAGCGCGCTCTGCGCATGCTGGAAAAAGCCAGCCGCAAGTAA